A single Lolium perenne isolate Kyuss_39 chromosome 6, Kyuss_2.0, whole genome shotgun sequence DNA region contains:
- the LOC139832765 gene encoding uncharacterized protein, with translation MDPFEIRRDLEQEDLFEDIIRDGPEADREDRGSGDGEDRGSGDREADGSGDGEADGSDDGEADGSGHGEASEDKLEKRGPAKKLGKKDHFNIEAISPKGQPVAPASVRVTFKNQCGVLVRDRLPITIREWNKTKNVSEDQVADRYKNTLFDDLMSHFTLPDLGSDSENAKQRALVKKWALQKMGELFRAYKNRLWSAYKAEKKPPVFENYLAKQEHNWEEFVQYKESEEAVNLSKKNKKNASEKKYHHHTGRGGYEVAMPKWDAQEAEMKLNGITPEPEREGWDTRARNWFLGHGCEYDMKTGNLVESDSKVRVPRAKWIEVTAAIKAGKLKFAPDREKDLLTLVLGNPEKGGRTRGYGPSVPWALGFPNDAETYRSRARAKQRDLEVQNDRMAEFQRQLDQQKREIQQQQREIDELKGHRQPDNTAGISQRRDSSVADSEAPPTRMMIDAGPGDPLDGIKEQTPCDLHEVFRKVSVKVAVGYVLPAFGPEGEPATWHGNQIPAGYARVGVDSVVPSWETLVLEIPGGDGGLTLREVLGEIILWEKKNIRLPGWKIFECRSNKMFNVGFVDPDKVHHDTVKNNAEETGVNLLRFIGEQSFCDSILFPYNYSFHWILLNIQVDKGIVEVRDPLSRGLDGFRDLQKILQTCWRALKKHHKDITLAEKLTFTPVPCPQQPQGTNLCGYYVCESIRMLTTEKQNNNKFDVDYMRDILQPKEHLIGIAEELAGLLVRQVLNNKGLFSPNGCSTSK, from the exons atggatccattcgaaatccgtcgagacttggaacaggaagacctattcgaggacataatccgcgatggtccagaagccgaccgagaagaccgcggctccggtgatggagaagaccgcggctccggtgatagagaagccgacggctccggtgatggagaagccgacggctccgatgatggagaagccgacggctccggtcatggcgag gcctccgaagataagttggagaaacgaggcccggcaaagaaattgggcaaaaaagaccacttcaacattgaagctatatcaccgaaaggccaaccggtggcacccgcgagtgtcagagtgacatttaagaatcagtgcggagttctggttagagatcgtctcccgatcactattagagaatggaacaagaccaagaatgtgtccgaagatcaggttgccgataggtacaagaacacactttttgacgacctcatgtcacatttcactttgccagatttgggatcggactctgagaatgccaagcagagggcgctagtgaagaaatgggctctgcagaagatgggggaacttttccgggcgtataagaaccggttatggtcagcttataaggccgagaagaagcctccagtattcgaaaactatctagcgaagcaggagcataactgggaagaatttgtgcagtacaaagaatcagaggaggctgtgaacctgtcaaagaaaaacaagaagaatgcaagcgaaaagaaatatcaccatcatacgggccgagggggctacgaagtagccatgcctaagtgggatgcacaagaggctgagatgaagctgaatgggatcactccagaacctgagcgagaaggatgggacactagggctcgaaattggttccttgggcatggctgtgagtatgacatgaagacagggaaccttgttgaaagtgacagcaaggttagggtacccagggcaaaatggattgaagtgacggctgctattaaagcgggaaaactgaagtttgctcccgatagagagaaagacttgctgacgcttgtcctcggtaatcctgagaagggaggacgaacaagaggctacggccctagtgttccgtgggcgcttgggtttccgaatgacgcggagacttatagaagccgagcgagagcaaaacaacgcgacctggaggtgcagaatgaccggatggctgagttccaacggcaactagaccagcagaagcgggagattcagcagcagcagcgggagattgatgaacttaaaggacatcgccagccagataataccgccggcatatctcagcgacgagacagcagcgtggccgactcggaggccccgcctacacggatgatgatagatgccggtcctggcgaccccttggatggaatcaaggagcaaacaccttgtgatctccatgaggtgttcaggaaggtgtctgttaaggtggcggtcggctatgtcttaccggcatttggacctgaaggtgagccggcaacatggcatggcaatcagattccagctggctatgctcgtgtcggggtggattcagttgtaccgtcgtgggagacattggtgctcgaaatccctggaggtgatggggggcttacactcagagaggtgctgggagaaatcattctctgggaaaagaaaaacatcaggctgccaggctgg AAGATCTTTGAATGCAGAAGTAATAAGATgttcaatgttgggtttgttgacccagataaagtacatcatgaCACGGTAAAGAATAATGCCGAAGAAACGGGggtaaacctactaaggtttatagGGGAGCAAAGcttctgtgattcaatactgtttccttacaactacag tttccactggattctgctaaatattcaagttgataagggaatagttgaagtaagagacccactgagtagaggcctggacgggttccgCGACTTGCAGAAGATTCTCCAGAC gtgtTGGAGAGCTTTGAAGAAACATCATAAGGACATTACCTTggcagagaagctaacatttactcctgtaccgtgcccccagcagccacaagggacgaatctatgtggatactacgtttgcgagtccattcgcatgttaaccactgagaagcagaacaataATAAATTCGAC gtcgactacatgcgggacatactccaaccaaaggaacacctaaTAGGAATCgccgaggaactggcgggacttttggttagacaagtattaaacaacaaaggcttgtttagtccaaatggatgctctacctccaaatag